Proteins from one Deinococcus actinosclerus genomic window:
- a CDS encoding TetR/AcrR family transcriptional regulator, whose protein sequence is MKVDRQEQDDARRERIARAAFELFARSGLDAISAQDIAQAAFVSRTNLYRYFPSKVHMLLAHFEKAVQASRDDALERLRAGANPQQVWDKVTARMADLGVRYRHLVGAVGQAVLGAPPEAERVGAPDRAPGDGLRTALTLAALVQPVLLAMQAQGRLRPEANVQMLSVLLVDAFILALLHGGHRDQREVLRDWQDRFSLLMYGALAPESTARGELKD, encoded by the coding sequence GTGAAGGTAGACCGGCAGGAACAGGACGACGCGCGGCGCGAACGCATCGCCCGCGCCGCCTTCGAGCTGTTCGCCCGCAGCGGCCTGGACGCGATCAGCGCGCAGGACATTGCGCAGGCCGCGTTTGTCAGCCGCACGAACCTGTACCGCTATTTCCCCAGCAAGGTGCACATGCTCCTGGCGCACTTCGAGAAGGCCGTGCAGGCCAGCCGTGACGACGCGCTGGAACGCCTGCGCGCCGGCGCGAACCCGCAGCAGGTGTGGGACAAGGTCACGGCCCGCATGGCCGACCTGGGCGTGCGCTACCGGCATCTGGTGGGCGCGGTGGGGCAGGCGGTGCTGGGTGCCCCGCCCGAGGCCGAGCGGGTGGGCGCCCCCGACCGCGCCCCGGGCGACGGCCTGCGCACCGCGCTGACGCTGGCGGCGCTGGTGCAGCCGGTGCTGCTGGCCATGCAGGCCCAGGGTCGCCTGCGCCCCGAGGCGAACGTGCAGATGCTGAGCGTGCTGCTCGTGGACGCGTTCATCCTGGCGCTGCTGCACGGCGGGCACCGCGACCAGCGCGAGGTGCTGCGCGACTGGCAGGACCGCTTCAGCCTGCTGATGTACGGCGCGCTGGCCCCGGAGAGCACGGCCAGGGGCGAACTGAAAGACTGA
- a CDS encoding 3-oxoacid CoA-transferase, which translates to MTATAPPTGLKHVPVITALEAAALVKSGQTLLVGGFGMTGNPVHLVHALAETDVRDLTYVANNVGEAGLSGGRLLRNGQLRKAIGSFFTSNREAVAAAQEGRLEVQLIPQGSLAEALRAGGAGIGGFYTPTAAGTVIAGDADVRVLNGREMVFVPALRGDVAFVRAWRADEAGNLQYRLTEQNFNRAMATAADLVVAEVEEIVPVGTIPPEGVHTPGLYVDYLVQATLTAEALGSSADVKGSAKKVDEARMHMARRALQELRRGDVVNLGIGIPTLVADLITPEHGVNLHTENGMLGVGPAPEQGGALDYPVNAGKIPVTALPGASYFDSADSFGMIRGGHVDVAVMGGLQVDSQANLANWAVPGKPLLGVGGAMDLASGARRLIVLMTHTDPDGTPKVVPECTLPLTSRGAVSMIITDRAVFEFRDGTLTLTELMPGATLDEVRASTGAAFTEAL; encoded by the coding sequence ATGACCGCGACGGCACCCCCGACGGGTCTGAAGCACGTGCCGGTCATCACTGCGCTGGAGGCGGCGGCCCTCGTGAAGTCCGGGCAGACGCTGCTGGTGGGCGGCTTCGGCATGACCGGGAACCCGGTGCACCTCGTGCACGCGCTGGCCGAGACGGACGTGCGCGACCTGACGTACGTGGCGAACAACGTGGGCGAGGCGGGCCTGAGTGGTGGGCGGCTTCTCCGGAACGGGCAGCTGAGAAAGGCCATCGGGTCGTTCTTCACGAGCAACCGTGAGGCGGTGGCGGCCGCGCAGGAGGGCCGCCTGGAGGTGCAGCTCATCCCGCAGGGGAGTCTGGCCGAGGCGCTGCGGGCCGGGGGCGCCGGCATCGGCGGGTTCTATACGCCCACCGCCGCCGGGACCGTCATCGCCGGGGACGCGGACGTGCGCGTCCTGAATGGCCGGGAGATGGTCTTCGTGCCCGCCCTGCGCGGCGACGTCGCGTTCGTGCGCGCGTGGCGGGCCGATGAGGCGGGGAACCTCCAGTACCGCCTGACCGAGCAGAACTTCAACCGCGCCATGGCGACCGCCGCCGACCTCGTGGTTGCCGAGGTCGAGGAGATCGTCCCGGTGGGGACCATCCCGCCCGAGGGGGTGCACACGCCGGGCCTGTACGTGGATTACCTCGTACAGGCGACCCTGACCGCCGAGGCACTCGGCAGCAGCGCCGACGTGAAGGGCAGCGCCAAGAAGGTGGACGAGGCCCGCATGCACATGGCCCGCCGCGCGCTGCAAGAGCTGCGGCGAGGGGACGTGGTGAACCTCGGCATCGGGATTCCCACGCTGGTCGCCGATCTGATCACCCCGGAGCACGGCGTGAACCTGCACACCGAGAACGGCATGCTGGGCGTCGGCCCCGCCCCCGAGCAGGGCGGCGCGCTGGACTACCCGGTGAACGCCGGGAAGATTCCGGTCACGGCCCTGCCCGGCGCGAGCTACTTCGACAGCGCCGACAGTTTCGGCATGATCCGCGGCGGGCACGTGGACGTGGCGGTCATGGGCGGGTTGCAGGTGGATTCGCAGGCGAACCTCGCGAACTGGGCGGTGCCCGGCAAGCCGCTGCTGGGTGTGGGCGGCGCCATGGACCTCGCCAGCGGCGCGCGGCGACTGATCGTCCTGATGACCCACACCGACCCGGACGGCACGCCCAAGGTCGTCCCCGAGTGCACGCTGCCGCTGACCTCGCGCGGCGCGGTGAGCATGATCATCACCGACCGGGCCGTCTTCGAGTTCCGGGACGGGACGCTCACCCTGACCGAACTGATGCCCGGCGCCACCCTGGACGAGGTGCGCGCCAGCACGGGCGCGGCCTTCACGGAAGCGCTGTAA
- the hpf gene encoding ribosome hibernation-promoting factor, HPF/YfiA family, translating to MHIYKLSGRNVEITDAMRDYVEEKLTRLDRFNDQITDARVTLTVRDVRDAGRRNRVEVQLNVPSGIIRAEEHHSDMYAAIDKASDVLERQLRKFKTRYLKHRHDATPQPEPGPAEADVNAGMDDVTEFAPEIVRQKRFDLRPMSPEDAVAQMEALGHDFYVFMNMRTNACGVVYRRKDGHYGLIEPS from the coding sequence GTGCACATCTACAAGCTGTCTGGCCGTAACGTTGAAATCACCGATGCCATGCGCGATTACGTCGAGGAGAAACTCACGCGCCTGGATCGTTTCAATGACCAGATCACCGATGCACGCGTGACCCTGACCGTCCGTGACGTGCGCGACGCCGGGCGCCGCAACCGCGTCGAGGTGCAGCTCAATGTCCCCAGCGGCATCATCCGCGCCGAGGAACACCACTCGGACATGTACGCCGCGATCGACAAGGCCAGCGACGTCCTGGAACGCCAGCTGCGCAAATTCAAGACCCGCTACCTCAAGCACCGCCACGATGCCACACCCCAGCCCGAGCCCGGCCCCGCCGAGGCCGACGTGAACGCCGGGATGGACGACGTGACCGAGTTCGCGCCCGAGATCGTGCGGCAGAAACGCTTCGACCTGCGCCCCATGAGCCCCGAAGACGCCGTGGCGCAGATGGAGGCGCTGGGGCACGACTTCTACGTGTTCATGAACATGCGCACGAACGCCTGCGGGGTCGTGTACCGCCGCAAGGACGGCCACTACGGCCTGATCGAACCCAGCTGA